The nucleotide window TTAACCGAGAAACAATTAGTTGATATCAAGGCATTACAGAAAGATTGTGAGCAAGAAGGTGGATTTCAGTTGAAGCTGAATTTCGAAATGCTTGAAAACCGCGGTAATAATGGAAAGGAAGACTTCTTTCATTATGAAGACGGCAAGCTTGTAGGCTTTCTGGGGAGCTATGGTTTTGGAAATAAGGTGGAACTTTGCGGTATGGTCCACCCAAGTTACCGGCGGAGAGGAATATTTTCGAGTTTATTGAGAATGGGCATCGATGAAGCGAAGAAACGAAAGTATAGAACAATCTTGTTAAATGCCCCAACAGGCTCTCACACTGCAAAAGAGTTACTAAATACCATTCCGTGTACATTTTCCATTGCAGAATATCAAATGAAGTGGCAGGAAACTCAATTGCCTGAGGATTCATCCGTTTTCCTAAGATCGTCTTTTTCAAAAGAGGATAGGGAAACAGAAATAAAACTAGATGTCATGTGCTTTGGATTTTATGAAAATGAAGCACATGGATTTGAACAGGTAATAGAAAACAGCAGTGACCAAAGGCTAATAATTGAAGTGGCTGGAAAATCAGCCGGAAAAATGCGCGTTTCTGAATTAAATGGTGAAGCGTGGATTTATGGATTCGCCGTTTTTCCCGAACTGCAGGGAAAAGGGATTGGGAGAAAGGCCTTATCAAAAGTGATAATGATGGAGCATCAAAAAGGACTCCCCATATTTCTGGAGGTTGAGGCAAAAAATGCTCATGCCTTAAAGCTCTATGAATCATGCGGCTTTAGAAGCTATCATTCACAGGACTATTATTTATATTTAGATTAGTTCATATTATATAGCTTACGAATAAATCAACCTATACAATCAAAAGCAGCGGAATTGAATTTCTGCTGCTTTTGTTGCTTTCTGAACGAATTTTCCATAATCCTGCAAAAATTCACTCAACGATTGATTTTGGAACTGTGCGTGCTTGTACTTTGGTATATTTTTTGTTTCTCCAATTCCGCCATTCAACAAATAACAGGTTGATTGCCATTCCAAGATAGACAGCAATAGGAAATGCAAACGAGCTGTCAAAAAATAATGAAAATGGGATGACAACGATCCGAAACGTAACAAAAACCCAGGTAATTGCATAACTTCGGAGAATCCATTCTTTATGTGCTTTTATTTTTCGTTGAGTCGCCCTAATCACACCCATTGAAGTGGTCCATAACCAAAAGACATTAAGGACAAGAAACGCAATCGTTGATCCAATCCCGCCCGTAGCAGAAAGTGATAGATATGGGACCATAAGAATATTAATAAAAATGGCCACCGCATAGAATTTTCCCAGCATTTTATGAAGCCTTGGGTTCTGTTGACTTTTCCATGTTAGCTGAAACGGACCAATTGCAAGTGAGATCGTACCTAATAAAATATGCGGGTAGAAAAACCACTTCCACCTTGTCACAGAGAAATCGTGATCCGCCATTTTCCCTTTCACCATCGGGGCGTGCTCTACTCCATTTAGCAAAAACATTATGAAAATATAAATGGTAAATAATCCAATAATTGAATACATCAATCTTATAGTAAACTTTCTATTTTTGTCATTTATCATTTTTTAAACTCCCTGCAATTATTTTTTCAAAACATAAATATGGGGCTGCCCGGAATGGAAAACGAATCATTCCCCTTTCTTGATAACCGGCCCGTTCGTACATTTTCACTGCACCGGAATTTAAACTAAATACATCCAGACGAATGCTTGAATACCCATTTCTATGGGCATAATCTTCTGCAAATTGAAGCAGCTGCTTTCCATAACCTTTTCCTTGATAATCTGGATGTACAGCTAATCGATGAATCAATAATGGTCTCCCCTCTTCATCCTCCCATTTAAGTTCCTGATATTTTTTGCTTTCATTTGTATCAACTACGACCGCACCCAATATTTTTTTGTCTGCTGATAAACCAAATAGATGGCCATTTTTAATATCTGTCTTTATGATAAATCGATTGGGATATAGTCGATCCCACTGCTTTATCCCTTTTCTCCTTAAATCAGCAGTTATATCAGTATATAATTGCGTTACTGCTCTTAATTTTATAAGTCCAATCGCATGAATTTCCATTACAGCACCTCACAAACAAACCGACTGCCGGTATGTTCATTTTTTAAAATTCCCAGCGAGGGAATTATGTTAATGTCTTAATGATGACCTTAAATATTTCACTCGACTCCACATGGTCCTTCTCGTCAGTGGATAAAATTTGCGTGACCCTTAAACCGTATGAAAAAGTCATCAATAAGCTTGACATTTTTTCGGCGTCAATATTCGCTGGAATCACCCCATTATCCTGGCCCATTTTTATCCATTTCGTCCCCGTGTCTTTACTATACTTATAAATATTATTTAGGATTTTTTTGACCTTTTCATTATCCTGACTTAACAAATATATAAAAATTAAATTCCCGATATCATTTGCATTCTGCCTTGAAGAAAAGAACTGACCGACCGTGCTGAAACCTCCTTGGGTAGTGGATCCTTCCTTAATGGAACGAATAATATTCATATGAAATTTTTCATTCATTTCTTCAATTTTTGATTGAAGGATAAGTCCAAATAATTCATCTTTACTTTCGACATAATGATAAATGGCCCCTTTTGACAAACCTGACCTTTCAATAATGTCTTTTAATGTGGTATTCCGACAGCCCTTTTCGATGATGATTTCTTCTGTGATCGATAATATATGTTGGAAGCTCTGATTATTGTAGATTGTTGAATGATTCATTTTATTACCTTCCTTACCTAATCTAGTAGTTGGATTATTGAATATGGGTTAGGTGATCTAAGCGCACTTTTGCGTACCGACGATAAACAATGGTAAAAAGAATAGCTGTTCCTATTACACTGTAAAAAATAAGTTGTGAGACCGCTAAAAAGGTGGAAATAGATAATTCATAAACTAGGATGATTTTAACGATTGCCTCTCCCAATAGAGCAATTCCCCAAATGGCAGTCATAATTCTTAGGACAGTACGGAAATAGGGAATTTCCCAATTTTTCTTGAACTTACTCTTTTGTTCAGAAGCATCCGTCGCACTAAATTTAATTGCAAAATGATATATCAGCGGTTTAGAAAAAAACAGTGAGGCAATAAAAATTAGGCCTAATAATCCAGTGACCATTGATTCCCTTAATAAAATGAGTCGTTCGTTTCCACCTAGCACAAATGCCAATAAACTTAATAGGAAGCCGGAAAGCATAAATAATCCAAATGCATCCGCTTTTTTATATTTTATAACATGATATAGGTTATCAGCTAATGGAATCAGTGTTGCGACTAACAACGAAACAAAGCTTGAATAGTAATTTGTCAACAGGTTATACACTACAACAGGAAGGGCACCATTAATCACCAAACTAACAACAATCATTTGAATTACTTTTCTTTTAGAAGAAACTTTCACGCTCGCTGCACCTCTTTTTATTTTCTTTAATTCGTATCTTTATTTTACAAACCGACCGTTGGTTTGTAAATGGTTTTTTTACTTTTTTTTCCTTGGTGTTTTTGTCCTACACTGTACTACCATTCAAAAGACGGTGAGAGTCTCACCG belongs to Neobacillus sp. OS1-2 and includes:
- a CDS encoding GNAT family N-acetyltransferase — encoded protein: MLTEKQLVDIKALQKDCEQEGGFQLKLNFEMLENRGNNGKEDFFHYEDGKLVGFLGSYGFGNKVELCGMVHPSYRRRGIFSSLLRMGIDEAKKRKYRTILLNAPTGSHTAKELLNTIPCTFSIAEYQMKWQETQLPEDSSVFLRSSFSKEDRETEIKLDVMCFGFYENEAHGFEQVIENSSDQRLIIEVAGKSAGKMRVSELNGEAWIYGFAVFPELQGKGIGRKALSKVIMMEHQKGLPIFLEVEAKNAHALKLYESCGFRSYHSQDYYLYLD
- a CDS encoding DUF2306 domain-containing protein; amino-acid sequence: MINDKNRKFTIRLMYSIIGLFTIYIFIMFLLNGVEHAPMVKGKMADHDFSVTRWKWFFYPHILLGTISLAIGPFQLTWKSQQNPRLHKMLGKFYAVAIFINILMVPYLSLSATGGIGSTIAFLVLNVFWLWTTSMGVIRATQRKIKAHKEWILRSYAITWVFVTFRIVVIPFSLFFDSSFAFPIAVYLGMAINLLFVEWRNWRNKKYTKVQARTVPKSIVE
- a CDS encoding GNAT family N-acetyltransferase, which codes for MEIHAIGLIKLRAVTQLYTDITADLRRKGIKQWDRLYPNRFIIKTDIKNGHLFGLSADKKILGAVVVDTNESKKYQELKWEDEEGRPLLIHRLAVHPDYQGKGYGKQLLQFAEDYAHRNGYSSIRLDVFSLNSGAVKMYERAGYQERGMIRFPFRAAPYLCFEKIIAGSLKNDK
- a CDS encoding helix-turn-helix domain-containing protein; the protein is MNHSTIYNNQSFQHILSITEEIIIEKGCRNTTLKDIIERSGLSKGAIYHYVESKDELFGLILQSKIEEMNEKFHMNIIRSIKEGSTTQGGFSTVGQFFSSRQNANDIGNLIFIYLLSQDNEKVKKILNNIYKYSKDTGTKWIKMGQDNGVIPANIDAEKMSSLLMTFSYGLRVTQILSTDEKDHVESSEIFKVIIKTLT
- a CDS encoding VC0807 family protein, whose amino-acid sequence is MKVSSKRKVIQMIVVSLVINGALPVVVYNLLTNYYSSFVSLLVATLIPLADNLYHVIKYKKADAFGLFMLSGFLLSLLAFVLGGNERLILLRESMVTGLLGLIFIASLFFSKPLIYHFAIKFSATDASEQKSKFKKNWEIPYFRTVLRIMTAIWGIALLGEAIVKIILVYELSISTFLAVSQLIFYSVIGTAILFTIVYRRYAKVRLDHLTHIQ